The Leishmania major strain Friedlin complete genome, chromosome 23 genome has a segment encoding these proteins:
- a CDS encoding putative beta propeller protein gives MLLCSSTSVFLYAFPLLLLPVFFCLFLCLIAGTTGIVLVSLRSVDRTTFCCSAHTMSADWTLPLRKVPVHATKDPSVAWNTVHLCYEQTFFGQITSLRYNHAGSLLGGTSTNQFALLRVPQTDGVVVNEQTERKNYSVRFREDDKLYIQAVDQRVVLRSSETAFERQYLGHSRDVRSAIFIGRHNFASASDDTTVKLWDLMSDDDLGTARIHTDYVRCLEPYAGGSFFSGSYDHRVNLWDPRTGMLAPLQTSGDSITQAVEALCFVPSEEIVAVGAGDRVVVFDPRKGLSTPLFQGSFHTKSVVAVAYSQKLRSLLTGSLDCRVKMFSLEGSELRCISNKRFENGVTSLAVHPGSTEYAVGSTTGELNVYRFREAGIEEDDAPEELVLDKEKTRSKEQVLQDKMKEVQFQLRSYQYGKALKTALYSRHPDVLVSTFEELVRRGALHVALNNQNDRTIVRVLRFATHYVEKPQFTDTMLVVFETIFDIYSAYVGKSAFFHREILNAQKKIGASLAVIQRMERSMGIMEMIVHSE, from the coding sequence ATGCTTCTCTGCTCATCCACAAGTGTGTTTCTGTACGCGTTCCCTCTGCTCCTGCTccctgtttttttttgtttgtttctctGCCTGATTGCGGGCACTACGGGCATCGTTCTTGTCAGTTTGCGTAGTGTAGATCGCACGACTTTCTGTTGTTCAGCACACACCATGAGCGCTGACtggacgctgccgctccgcaaGGTGCCTGTCCACGCCACCAAGGACCCCTCTGTCGCGTGGAACACTGTACACCTATGCTATGAGCAGACATTTTTTGGTCAAATCACCAGTTTGCGCTACAACCACGCTGGTTCGTTGCTTGGAGGCACTTCCACAAACCAATTTGCACTCCTGCGTGTCCCCCAGACGGATGGCGTAGTGGTGAACGAGCAGACGGAGCGCAAGAACTACTCTGTCCGCTTTCGCGAGGATGACAAGCTTTACATTCAAGCTGTGGACCAACGGGTGGTTTTGCGGTCCTCGGAGACCGCGTTCGAGCGGCAGTATCTAGGACATTCGCGGGATGTGCGCTCCGCCATCTTTATTGGCCGACACAACTTTGCGTCTGCAAGCGACGACACGACGGTGAAGCTGTGGGATTTGATGAGTGACGATGATCTTGGTACGGCGCGGATTCACACCGACTACGTGCGCTGTCTTGAGCCATACGCTGGTGGCTCGTTCTTTAGCGGCTCCTACGATCACCGAGTGAACTTGTGGGATCCTCGCACCGGCATGCTCGCGCCGCTGCAAACCTCCGGGGACAGCATTACCCAAGCTGTGGAGGCGCTCTGTTTCGTACCGAGTGAGGAGATTGTGGCTGTTGGTGCCGGCGATCGCGTGGTTGTCTTTGACCCTCGCAAGGGCCTTAGTACGCCCTTGTTTCAGGGCTCGTTTCACACCAAGTCAGTGGTCGCGGTCGCCTACTCGCAAAAGCTGCGCAGTCTCCTCACGGGATCTCTGGACTGCCGTGTGAAAATGTTCTCGCTTGAGGGCAGTGAGCTGCGCTGCATTTCGAACAAGCGCTTTGAAAACGGTGTGACATCGCTTGCAGTGCACCCTGGCTCGACGGAGTACGCCGTGGGCAGCACAACAGGCGAGCTCAACGTGTATCGCTTCAGAGAGGCAGGCATAGAGGAAGACGACGCTCCCGAGGAGCTCGTTCTGGACAAGGAGAAGACGCGGTCGAaggagcaggtgctgcaAGACAAGATGAAAGAAGTACAGTTCCAGCTGAGAAGCTACCAGTACGGCAAAGCGCTCAAGACTGCGTTGTACTCCCGTCACCCCGATGTCCTCGTTTCCACGTTTGAGGAGCTTGTGCGTCGAGGCGCGCTGCACGTTGCGCTGAACAACCAAAACGACCGCACCATTGTGCGCGTTCTTCGCTTTGCCACTCACTACGTCGAGAAGCCGCAGTTCACGGACACAATGCTCGTTGTGTTCGAGACCATTTTCGATATCTATAGCGCGTATGTGGGCAAAAGTGCCTTCTTTCACCGGGAGATTTTGAATGCGCAAAAGAAGATCGGCGCGTCTCTCGCGGTGATACAGCGAATGGAACGGAGTATGGGCATCATGGAGATGATCGTGCATTCGGAATAG
- a CDS encoding peroxidoxin, which yields MLRRLSTSSFLKRAQFRGFAATSPLLNLDYQMYRTATVREAAPQFSGQAVVNGAIKDINMNDYKGKYIVLFFYPMDFTFVCPTEIIAFSDRHADFEKLNTQVVAVSCDSVYSHLAWVNTPRKKGGLGEMHIPVLADKSMEIARDYGVLIEESGIALRGLFIIDKKGILRHSTINDLPVGRNVDEALRVLEAFQYADENGDAIPCGWKPGQPTLDTTKAAEFFEKNM from the coding sequence ATGCTCCGCCGTCTTTCCACTAGCTCCTTCCTGAAGCGCGCGCAGTTTCGCGGGTTCGCGGCTACGTCGCCGCTTTTGAACCTGGACTATCAGATGTACCGTACAGCGACCGTCCGTGAAGCTGCGCCACAGTTTTCCGGCCAGGCTGTCGTGAATGGTGCAATTAAGGATATAAACATGAACGACTACAAGGGCAAGTACATTGTGCTGTTTTTCTATCCGATGGACTTCACCTTCGTTTGCCCGACCGAGATCATTGCGTTTTCGGATCGCCACGCCGACTTCGAGAAGCTGAACACGCAGGTTGTTGCGGTGTCGTGCGATTCGGTGTACTCTCACCTGGCGTGGGTGAACACGCCACGCAAAAAGGGTGGCCTCGGTGAAATGCACATCCCGGTACTGGCGGACAAATCGATGGAAATCGCTCGTGACTACGGTGTGCTGATCGAAGAATCCGGTATCGCTCTTCGAGGACTCTTTATCATCGACAAGAAGGGCATCCTGCGCCACTCGACGATCAATGACCTTCCTGTGGGTCGCAACGTGGACGAGGCACTGCGCGTGTTGGAGGCTTTCCAGTACGCAGACGAGAACGGAGACGCGATCCCGTGCGGATGGAAGCCTGGACAGCCCACGCTGGACACCACAAAGGCAGCCGAGTTTTTCGAGAAGAACATGTGA
- the CYP11 gene encoding putative cyclophilin 11: MSRTSVPPKVGQRPGIGVEKTTNPKVFFDISIDNKAAGRIVMELYADTVPKTAENFRALCTGEKGKGRSGKPLHYKSSVFHRVIPNFMIQGGDFTRGNGTGGESIYGTTFRDESFSGKAGRHTGLGCLSMANAGPNTNGSQFFICTAATPWLDGKHVVFGRVIDGLDVVKKVERLGSSSGKTRSRIVVSDCGEVAADKSKGQRPPQQQHQPAKASADMKRAADKKAVAEKLLASSPAAEGQKALSAKKETPPQVAAPSEAKKRMRAVDEEETRLARLREKKAKLAALRSSAAGNE; encoded by the coding sequence ATGTCTCGTACGAGCGTCCCGCCGAAGGTCGGGCAGCGCCCCGGCATTGGTGTTGAGAAGACGACCAATCCAAAGGTATTTTTCGATATCAGCATTGACAACAAGGCAGCTGGCCGCATTGTCATGGAGCTGTACGCCGACACGGTTCCCAAGACGGCCGAGAATTTCCGGGCTCTCTGCACGGGAGAGAAAGGTAAGGGCCGCAGTGGCAAGCCCCTGCATTACAAGAGCAGCGTGTTTCACCGCGTCATCCCGAACTTCATGATCCAAGGCGGCGACTTTACTCGGGGAAACGGCACAGGCGGTGAATCCATCTATGGCACCACCTTCCGGGATGAGTCGTTCTCTGGGAAAGCCGGCCGGCACACCGGGCTGGGGTGCCTGTCCATGGCCAACGCAGGTCCGAATACGAACGGGTCACAGTTTTTCATTTGCACTGCTGCAACCCCGTGGCTCGACGGCAAGCACGTTGTCTTTGGCCGTGTCATCGATGGTCTTGACGTTGTGAAGAAAGTTGAGCGACTGGGATCGTCGTCCGGGAAGACACGCAGTCGCATCGTGGTGTCCGACTGCGGTGAGGTGGCGGCTGATAAATCGAAGGGACAGCGGCCaccccagcagcagcatcagccaGCGAAGGCATCTGCGGACATGAAGCGGGCCGCTGACAAGAAGGCCGTTGCGGAGAAGTTGCTGGCGTCTTCTCCAGCCGCCGAGGGGCAGAAGGCTCTCTCTGCAAAGAAAGAGACACCACCTCAGGTGGCTGCACCAAGTGAGGCGAAgaagcgcatgcgcgcggtggacgaggaagagacgCGGCTGGCTCGACTTCGTGAGAAAAAGGCGAAATTGGCCGCCCTGCGCTCCAGCGCTGCGGGGAACGAATAA
- a CDS encoding agmatinase-like protein, which produces MFTKFLSRVKAMPPRSGDWANKLGPVALMGCSVGAHMSSTKLLNHFYTSSRDCDMYAELTFHEPGPVECPPETVIFFPVIQCGEMLDEKGEPSEATKDDWYLAMTESTTELLEKGYVPVSVGGDGSATLAMVEAYKRLFRSSEVVLIHCSARPSLEKAEQPIRVLLEKDLLKGVVEIGNRCVSSGDRKIRKQHKVMYMDMQAIYAKGLFCIRDIRNDYPVFLSIDADVLDPAFAPGVESPVPGGFSTRDLLHIMTGIRGPKVAGIDIHGYHPSLDMCRSDGVGLTQMALTKVLKESIVKAYTISTQTAEEGLERVRLMQRQGTLSDNPYPDH; this is translated from the coding sequence ATGTTCACCAAGTTCCTCTCACGCGTGAAGGCCATGCCGCCGAGATCGGGGGACTGGGCTAACAAGCTGGGACCTGTTGCTCTCATGGGCTGCTCGGTCGGAGCACACATGAGTTCGACGAAGCTTCTGAACCATTTCTACACGTCCTCGCGAGACTGCGATATGTATGCAGAGTTGACCTTCCATGAGCCCGGTCCTGTGGAATGCCCGCCAGAGACGGTCATTTTTTTCCCTGTGATCCAGTGTGGCGAAATGCTGGATGAAAAGGGAGAGCCTAGCGAGGCCACCAAGGATGACTGGTACCTGGCGATGACAGAGTCCACGACAGAGTTGCTGGAGAAGGGCTACGTCCCGGTGAgcgtcggcggtgatggctCTGCGACGCTAGCTATGGTTGAGGCGTACAAGCGGCTCTTCCGGTCAAGCGAGGTGGTGCTGATTCACTGCTCTGCCAGACCGtcgctggagaaggcggaaCAGCCGATTCGTGTATTGCTCGAGAAGGACCTATTGAAGGGTGTTGTCGAGATCGGGAATCGCTGTGTCTCGTCCGGCGACCGCAAGATCCGCAAGCAGCACAAGGTTATGTACATGGATATGCAAGCCATATATGCAAAGGGCCTATTTTGCATTCGCGACATCCGCAATGACTATCCAGTCTTTTTGAGCATTGACGCTGATGTACTGGATCCGGCTTTTGCACCGGGCGTGGAGTCGCCCGTGCCAGGAGGTTTCTCTACGCGGGACCTGTTGCACATCATGACCGGCATTCGAGGGCCCAAGGTGGCTGGGATCGACATCCACGGGTACCACCCTAGTCTGGACATGTGCCGTAGCGATGGCGTTGGCCTGACCCAGATGGCGTTGACGAAGGTGTTGAAGGAGTCGATTGTCAAGGCCTACACCATCTCCACACAGACTGCGGAGGAAGGTCTTGAGAGGGTGCGCCTGATGCAGCGACAGGGCACGCTGTCTGACAACCCATACCCTGATCACTGA